The Urbifossiella limnaea genome has a window encoding:
- the pstB gene encoding phosphate ABC transporter ATP-binding protein PstB: MFSDIIVTRAASNSAGFTAAPPGADRLAVKDVNFWYGPKQALFNISLTVPEKSVAAFIGPSGCGKSTLLRCINRMNDLIDGTRLGGHILLEGRDIYAPGLNLVDLRRRVGMVFQKSNPFPKSIYENVVYGPRVSGVRDRARLDHLVERCLKQSALWNEVKDRLHASALELSGGQQQRLCIARALATDPEVLLMDEPASALDPKSTQAIEDLIFDLKRDYTIVIVTHNMQQAARVSDTTAFFYEGRLVESGPTEQLFTHPREKQTEDYITGRFG, translated from the coding sequence CTGTTCTCCGACATCATCGTCACCCGGGCGGCGTCCAACTCGGCCGGCTTCACCGCCGCGCCGCCGGGCGCCGACCGGCTCGCCGTCAAGGACGTGAACTTCTGGTACGGCCCCAAGCAGGCGCTGTTCAACATCTCGCTGACGGTCCCCGAGAAGTCGGTCGCCGCGTTCATCGGCCCGAGCGGGTGCGGCAAGAGCACCCTGCTGCGGTGCATCAACCGGATGAACGACCTGATCGACGGCACCCGCCTCGGCGGCCACATCCTCCTCGAAGGGCGCGACATCTACGCCCCCGGGCTGAACCTCGTCGACCTGCGCCGCCGCGTCGGCATGGTGTTCCAGAAGTCGAACCCGTTCCCGAAGTCGATCTACGAGAACGTCGTGTACGGCCCGCGCGTCAGCGGCGTCCGCGACCGGGCGCGGCTCGACCACCTCGTCGAGCGGTGCCTGAAGCAGTCGGCGCTGTGGAACGAGGTGAAGGACCGCCTCCACGCCAGCGCCCTGGAGTTGTCGGGCGGCCAGCAGCAGCGGCTGTGCATCGCCCGCGCCCTCGCCACCGACCCGGAGGTGCTGCTGATGGACGAGCCGGCCAGCGCCCTGGACCCGAAGAGCACGCAGGCCATCGAGGACCTGATCTTCGACCTGAAGCGGGATTACACGATCGTGATCGTGACGCACAACATGCAGCAGGCGGCGCGGGTGTCGGACACGACGGCGTTCTTCTACGAGGGCCGGCTGGTGGAGAGCGGCCCGACCGAGCAGCTGTTCACCCACCCCCGCGAGAAGCAGACCGAGGACTACATCACGGGCCGGTTCGGGTAA
- a CDS encoding outer membrane protein assembly factor BamB family protein produces the protein MSRLALALALLAAVPVAAADWPMWRGPTRDGVAPPGPLPPLTWSETKNVRWKAPVPGRGHGSPAVAGDRVFLTAAEPEAQLQSVLCFDRATGKQLWKTVVHKGGFEQTNGNAKSSFASTTPCCDGERVYVTFMHGKTITATALGLDGKHLWQTVVSPYVLHQGFGSSPAVYKHLLLVTADNKGGGVVAGLDRATGAFVWKQERPKLPNYASPIVLNVAGKDQLVLTGCDLVSGFDPLSGSRLWETKGSTTECVTSPVTDGKLVFTSGGYPKNHVSAVAADGSGRVAWETKTRVYVPSMLVKDGHLYAVLDDGAAACWRCDTGAERWREKLNGTFSSSPVLAGDRVYATNEAGKTTVFKADPAGFEQIGESKLGDEVLTTPAVCGGRVYTRVAVKAGGKREEFLYCLGE, from the coding sequence ATGTCCCGCCTCGCGCTCGCCCTCGCCCTCCTCGCGGCCGTACCCGTCGCCGCCGCCGACTGGCCCATGTGGCGCGGCCCCACCCGCGACGGCGTCGCCCCGCCCGGCCCGCTCCCGCCGCTCACCTGGTCCGAGACGAAGAACGTGCGCTGGAAGGCACCCGTCCCCGGCCGCGGCCACGGCTCGCCGGCCGTCGCCGGCGACCGCGTGTTCCTCACCGCCGCGGAGCCGGAGGCGCAGCTGCAATCGGTGCTGTGCTTCGACCGCGCCACTGGCAAGCAGCTGTGGAAGACGGTCGTCCACAAGGGCGGCTTCGAGCAGACCAACGGCAACGCCAAGAGTTCGTTCGCCTCGACCACGCCGTGCTGCGACGGCGAACGCGTCTACGTCACGTTCATGCACGGCAAGACGATCACCGCCACGGCCCTCGGCCTCGACGGCAAGCACCTGTGGCAGACGGTCGTGAGCCCCTACGTGCTCCACCAGGGCTTCGGCTCGTCGCCGGCCGTCTACAAGCACCTGCTGCTCGTGACCGCCGACAACAAGGGCGGCGGGGTCGTGGCCGGGCTCGACCGCGCCACCGGCGCGTTCGTGTGGAAGCAGGAGCGGCCCAAGCTGCCGAACTACGCCTCGCCCATCGTGCTGAACGTCGCCGGCAAGGACCAGCTCGTGCTGACCGGGTGTGACCTCGTGTCCGGCTTCGACCCGCTGAGCGGCAGCCGGCTGTGGGAGACGAAGGGGAGCACCACCGAGTGCGTGACCTCGCCGGTGACCGACGGCAAGCTCGTGTTCACGAGCGGCGGCTACCCGAAGAACCACGTCTCGGCGGTGGCCGCGGACGGCAGCGGCAGGGTGGCGTGGGAGACCAAGACGCGGGTGTACGTGCCGTCGATGCTGGTGAAGGACGGCCACCTGTACGCGGTGCTGGACGACGGCGCGGCGGCGTGCTGGCGCTGCGACACCGGCGCCGAGCGGTGGCGCGAGAAGCTGAACGGCACGTTCAGTTCGTCGCCGGTGCTGGCGGGCGACCGGGTGTACGCCACGAACGAGGCGGGGAAGACGACGGTGTTCAAGGCCGACCCGGCGGGCTTCGAGCAAATCGGCGAGTCGAAACTGGGCGACGAGGTGTTGACGACGCCGGCGGTGTGCGGCGGCCGCGTCTACACCCGCGTGGCGGTGAAGGCCGGCGGCAAGCGCGAGGAGTTCCTGTACTGCCTGGGCGAGTGA
- a CDS encoding DUF1552 domain-containing protein — MPVQPLSRRTFLRGVGVSMALPWLESSPVWGDDGAPARGSSEPPVRFAALFCGNGFHRTEWWAKDEGRGLEFGKVLEPLVPHRQKLNFIRGLYNQEALIGGIHSCQTGNLLTGAHLAPGGEVRSGISCDQLLAERTRGLTKVPSLVLGCEPPIAAIHKNYSMIYSSHISWSSATAPTPLELYPALAFDRLFRDDVGRADRSVLDAVLEDARGLQRNVSTADRRRLDEYLASVRDVEQRIAGAGQAGRLQGWRPTLEKPDVPRPAGGVPQDIDQHMRLMCDILVLAFRTDTTRVCTLKLNNDHSSLRFPHLGVDYMIHHLLSHTDNADWLKVNQFFVQQLAYIAQKLDAVQEGNRTLLDNSMILFASSMMTGGHNNDQLPVVLLGKGGGQIRTGRILDYLGKPNRKMCSLYLSLLEKAGVRLPAFGDSTEKLTEI; from the coding sequence ATGCCCGTGCAACCCCTCTCCCGGCGGACGTTCCTTCGCGGCGTCGGCGTGTCGATGGCCCTGCCGTGGCTCGAATCGTCCCCCGTCTGGGGCGACGACGGCGCCCCGGCTCGCGGGTCGTCCGAGCCGCCGGTGCGATTCGCCGCGCTGTTCTGCGGCAACGGCTTCCACCGCACCGAGTGGTGGGCCAAGGACGAGGGCCGCGGCCTCGAGTTCGGCAAGGTGCTCGAGCCGCTCGTGCCGCACCGCCAGAAGCTGAACTTCATCCGCGGCCTGTACAACCAGGAGGCGCTGATCGGCGGCATCCACAGCTGCCAGACCGGCAACCTCCTCACCGGCGCGCATCTGGCCCCCGGCGGGGAGGTCCGCTCCGGCATCAGCTGCGACCAACTCCTCGCCGAGCGCACCCGCGGGCTCACGAAGGTGCCGAGCCTCGTGCTCGGGTGCGAGCCGCCGATCGCGGCCATCCACAAGAACTACTCGATGATCTACAGCTCCCACATCTCGTGGAGCTCGGCCACCGCCCCCACGCCGCTGGAGCTGTACCCCGCGCTGGCCTTCGACCGCCTGTTCCGCGACGACGTGGGCCGCGCCGACCGCAGCGTCCTCGACGCCGTGCTGGAGGACGCGCGAGGCTTGCAGCGGAACGTCAGCACCGCCGACCGCCGCCGGCTGGACGAGTACCTGGCGAGCGTCCGCGACGTGGAGCAGCGCATCGCCGGCGCCGGGCAGGCCGGGCGCTTGCAGGGCTGGCGGCCGACGTTGGAGAAGCCGGACGTGCCGCGGCCGGCCGGCGGCGTGCCGCAGGACATCGACCAGCACATGCGGCTGATGTGCGACATCCTGGTGCTGGCGTTCCGCACCGACACCACGCGCGTGTGTACGCTGAAGCTGAACAACGACCACTCGTCGCTGCGGTTCCCGCACCTCGGCGTGGACTACATGATCCACCACCTGCTGAGCCACACCGACAACGCCGACTGGCTGAAGGTGAACCAGTTCTTCGTGCAGCAGCTGGCGTACATCGCGCAGAAGCTCGACGCCGTGCAGGAAGGCAACCGCACGCTGCTGGACAACAGCATGATCCTGTTCGCGTCGAGCATGATGACCGGCGGCCACAACAACGACCAGCTGCCGGTGGTGCTGCTGGGCAAGGGCGGCGGCCAGATCCGCACCGGCCGCATCCTCGACTACCTCGGCAAGCCGAACCGCAAGATGTGCAGCCTGTACCTGTCGCTGCTGGAGAAGGCGGGCGTGCGGCTGCCGGCGTTCGGCGACTCGACCGAGAAGCTGACGGAAATCTAA
- a CDS encoding ADP-ribosylglycohydrolase family protein, translating into MGESVADRVAGAIVGLAVGDALGYPHEFRTVAQVRRELGPDGITDFVRVKDPHFTRPYILGPDHPPGTFTDDTQMSVCVAEALVAGGRGPRDALLDDMARRFVGWCFSPDNNRAPGEATSTACERLRDGVPRTASGVEGSKGAGANMRVVPVGLYYADPDEAAEVARQQADITHHHPAAREAAAATALAAWLLVRDVPPVAVADEVRRRCGGRSPDFDEIAGRFDAALAREPDEVLVRRDRSAVALGEGWVAEEAVFAALYCGCRAPDSFRDAVLMAANTDGDSDTVATLAGGFLGARLGLGAIPEAWRRGLERSADLHDLGRRLAAARG; encoded by the coding sequence GTGGGCGAATCCGTGGCCGACCGGGTAGCGGGCGCGATCGTCGGCCTGGCGGTCGGCGACGCGCTGGGCTACCCGCACGAGTTCCGGACCGTCGCGCAGGTACGGCGGGAGCTCGGCCCGGACGGGATCACCGACTTCGTCCGGGTGAAGGACCCACACTTCACCCGGCCGTACATCCTCGGGCCGGATCACCCGCCGGGGACGTTCACCGACGACACGCAGATGAGCGTGTGCGTCGCCGAGGCGCTGGTCGCCGGTGGCCGCGGCCCGCGGGACGCCCTGCTCGACGACATGGCCCGGCGGTTCGTGGGGTGGTGCTTCTCCCCGGACAACAACCGCGCCCCGGGGGAGGCGACGTCGACCGCCTGCGAGCGGCTCCGCGACGGGGTGCCGCGCACGGCGTCGGGCGTTGAGGGGTCGAAGGGGGCCGGGGCGAACATGCGGGTCGTCCCGGTCGGCCTGTACTACGCCGACCCGGACGAGGCGGCGGAGGTGGCCCGGCAGCAGGCCGACATCACCCACCACCACCCGGCCGCCCGCGAGGCGGCAGCGGCGACGGCGCTCGCCGCGTGGCTGCTCGTGCGGGACGTGCCGCCGGTTGCCGTTGCTGACGAGGTTCGCCGCCGGTGCGGCGGGCGGAGCCCGGACTTCGACGAGATCGCCGGCCGGTTCGACGCGGCCCTCGCCCGCGAGCCGGACGAGGTGTTGGTCCGCCGCGACCGGTCGGCGGTAGCCCTCGGCGAGGGGTGGGTCGCGGAGGAGGCGGTCTTCGCGGCCCTGTATTGCGGCTGCCGCGCGCCGGACTCGTTCCGCGACGCCGTGCTTATGGCGGCGAACACGGACGGCGACTCCGACACCGTCGCCACGCTGGCCGGCGGGTTTCTGGGCGCTCGGCTCGGGCTCGGCGCCATCCCGGAAGCGTGGCGGCGGGGCCTCGAGCGCTCGGCCGACCTCCACGACCTCGGCCGGCGGCTCGCCGCCGCGCGCGGCTGA
- a CDS encoding response regulator encodes MGQPRILIVEDERGLTQTLSWYFTREGFEAVVVHDGAEGLRKAQALLPDVILLDVMLPGMSGLDVCRELRGGERTKDIPIIMLTARSEETDQVEGFARGADDYVTKPFSNKVLLQRVKAVLRRSEGPGEAADVVEHEGVKIDRVRHRVTVGDEPVDLTPTEFKLLLCMLRQPGRAFNRHQLMDAAIGEGSIVLERTIDVHVKTLRQKLTKAGGAAELIETVRGVGYRFREAVAP; translated from the coding sequence ATGGGCCAGCCGCGCATCCTGATCGTCGAGGACGAACGGGGGCTGACACAGACGCTGTCGTGGTACTTCACCCGCGAGGGCTTCGAGGCGGTCGTCGTCCACGACGGCGCGGAGGGGCTGCGGAAGGCGCAGGCGCTGCTGCCCGACGTGATCCTTCTCGACGTCATGCTGCCGGGGATGAGCGGCCTCGACGTGTGCCGCGAGCTGCGCGGCGGCGAGCGCACCAAGGACATCCCCATCATCATGCTCACCGCCCGGTCGGAGGAGACCGACCAGGTGGAGGGCTTCGCCCGCGGGGCCGACGACTACGTCACCAAGCCGTTCAGCAACAAGGTGCTGCTCCAGCGGGTGAAGGCGGTGCTGCGCCGCAGCGAGGGGCCGGGCGAGGCCGCCGACGTGGTCGAGCACGAGGGCGTGAAGATCGACCGCGTCCGCCACCGGGTCACCGTCGGCGACGAGCCGGTGGACCTGACGCCGACCGAGTTCAAGCTGCTGCTGTGCATGCTGCGGCAGCCGGGGCGGGCGTTCAACCGCCACCAGCTCATGGACGCGGCCATCGGCGAGGGGTCGATCGTGCTGGAGCGCACCATCGACGTGCACGTGAAGACGCTGCGCCAGAAGCTGACGAAGGCCGGCGGCGCGGCCGAGCTGATCGAGACGGTCCGCGGCGTCGGCTACCGGTTCCGCGAGGCGGTGGCCCCCTGA
- a CDS encoding DUF1501 domain-containing protein, with product MPHAHAFGAFHPTRRGLLQAALGGVGGLSLPNLLRAQDAGRGNRAKSVILLWMAGGPSQIDTLDPKPDRPPENRGPFGVTRTRLPGVLVCEHLPKLAAQLDRYTVIRSVDCRHSNHEPNTVMQTANLLAEPRTNPEARHYPAVGSLVAKFRGPNRPDVPATAAFMRSRSHLAFGGYLGRQYDPFLANTAAKLPVYDLVGKDTGRVSDGGLFELPTDVPADRLTDRRALLGTFDRLRADIDRTGAMDGFDKYGRQALGMLTGGRVRAALDLNHEPAATRDRYGKHLWCQQALLARRLVEAGVSFVTLDLSYHTASGTWDTHGDNIPPYGGISKGLGPLLPLFDHLITTLVADLEQRGLLDQTLVLAMGEFGRTPQLGTQGSTDGRNHWPYVMSMLLAGGGLRHAQVIGSSDKDGGQIATRPVSPGDLAATVYRHFGVPLDATYTDASGRVLNLLPHGGEPVRELF from the coding sequence ATGCCGCACGCCCACGCCTTCGGCGCGTTCCACCCCACCCGCCGCGGCCTCCTCCAGGCCGCCCTCGGCGGCGTCGGCGGGCTGTCGCTCCCGAACCTCCTCCGCGCTCAAGACGCCGGCCGCGGCAACCGCGCCAAGTCCGTGATCCTCCTGTGGATGGCCGGCGGGCCGAGCCAGATCGACACCCTCGACCCCAAGCCCGACCGGCCGCCCGAGAACCGCGGGCCGTTCGGCGTCACCCGCACCCGCCTCCCCGGCGTCCTCGTCTGCGAGCACCTGCCGAAGCTCGCGGCGCAGCTCGACCGTTACACCGTGATCCGCTCCGTGGACTGCCGGCACAGCAACCACGAGCCGAACACGGTGATGCAGACGGCCAACCTCCTGGCCGAGCCGCGCACCAACCCGGAGGCGCGCCACTACCCCGCGGTCGGCTCGCTGGTGGCGAAGTTCCGCGGCCCGAACCGGCCCGACGTGCCCGCCACCGCCGCGTTCATGCGGTCGCGCAGCCACCTCGCCTTCGGCGGCTACCTCGGCCGGCAGTACGACCCGTTCCTCGCCAACACCGCTGCGAAGCTCCCCGTCTACGACCTGGTCGGGAAGGACACCGGCCGCGTCAGCGACGGCGGCCTGTTCGAGCTGCCGACCGACGTGCCCGCCGACCGCCTCACCGACCGCCGCGCCCTCCTCGGCACCTTCGACCGCCTCCGCGCCGACATCGACCGCACCGGCGCGATGGACGGGTTCGACAAGTACGGCCGGCAGGCGCTCGGGATGCTGACCGGCGGCCGCGTCCGTGCCGCGCTGGACCTGAACCACGAACCCGCCGCCACCCGCGACCGCTACGGCAAGCACCTGTGGTGTCAGCAAGCGCTGCTCGCCCGCCGGTTGGTCGAAGCCGGTGTGTCGTTCGTGACCCTCGACCTGAGTTATCACACGGCGTCGGGCACGTGGGACACGCACGGCGACAACATCCCGCCCTACGGCGGCATCAGTAAGGGGCTCGGCCCGCTGCTGCCGCTGTTCGACCACCTCATCACGACGCTGGTCGCCGACCTGGAGCAGCGCGGGCTGCTCGACCAGACGCTGGTGCTGGCGATGGGCGAGTTCGGCCGCACCCCGCAACTCGGCACCCAGGGGAGCACCGACGGCCGCAACCACTGGCCCTACGTGATGTCGATGCTGCTGGCCGGCGGCGGGCTGCGGCACGCCCAGGTGATCGGCAGCAGCGACAAGGACGGCGGGCAGATTGCGACGCGGCCGGTGTCGCCCGGCGACCTGGCGGCGACCGTGTACCGCCACTTCGGCGTGCCGCTCGACGCGACCTACACGGACGCGAGCGGGCGCGTGCTGAATCTGCTGCCGCACGGCGGCGAACCGGTGCGCGAGCTCTTCTGA
- the phoU gene encoding phosphate signaling complex protein PhoU has product MGKHLTRDLDDLQRRVTGMAARVEEAIYAALKALQARDRALAAEVIAGDEAVDVLENGIYEECLKIQALHQPVAIDLRRIATTFMVTTDLERMGDLAVDIAERAEALAGLPDVLTAGPPAADGVTLSEKLVGMTDTATAMVREALDAFVNLDAKQARRVVRMDDQVDRMHAEMIRDLIAKMKADPALVEPGVSLFSAVRHLERIADHATNIAEDVVYLVDGDVIRHRPESMRES; this is encoded by the coding sequence ATGGGCAAGCACCTCACCCGCGACCTCGACGACCTCCAGCGGCGCGTCACCGGCATGGCGGCGCGCGTGGAGGAGGCCATCTACGCGGCGCTCAAGGCGCTGCAGGCCCGCGACCGCGCCCTCGCCGCCGAGGTCATCGCCGGCGACGAGGCCGTGGACGTGCTGGAGAACGGCATCTACGAGGAGTGCCTGAAGATCCAGGCGCTGCACCAGCCGGTGGCCATCGACCTGCGGCGGATCGCCACCACGTTCATGGTCACCACCGACCTGGAGCGGATGGGCGACCTCGCGGTGGACATCGCCGAGCGGGCCGAGGCGCTGGCCGGGCTGCCGGACGTCCTCACCGCCGGGCCGCCGGCCGCCGACGGGGTGACGCTGTCCGAGAAGCTGGTGGGCATGACCGACACCGCCACGGCGATGGTGCGCGAGGCGCTCGACGCGTTCGTGAACCTGGACGCGAAGCAGGCCCGGCGGGTGGTGCGGATGGACGACCAGGTGGACCGGATGCACGCCGAGATGATCCGCGACCTGATCGCCAAGATGAAGGCCGACCCGGCGCTGGTGGAGCCCGGGGTCTCGCTGTTCAGCGCCGTGCGGCACCTGGAGCGGATCGCCGACCACGCCACCAACATCGCCGAGGACGTGGTCTACCTCGTGGACGGCGACGTGATCCGGCACCGGCCGGAGTCGATGCGGGAGTCATGA